A stretch of DNA from Pontiella agarivorans:
TCAACCCGCTTTTCGCTCTTTGATTCCGAGCGCGAAATGACCGGTATTGCGCTGACGTATCTGGGGTATTCCATGAATACGACCAATAAGAAAGAGTTGATGGAAGCTGCTCAGCTGCTGATCAAAGCGAAGAAGAAAAAAGGTTATTCCGGTTTCGATGCGAACGTCGGCGGTTTTTCCAAGGTACAGGCCGGCACGCTCGATATGTCGTTCTGCTACAGCGGCGACGCTTTCGCCAACTTTAAAGAAAACGATCACCTCTCTTATGCCATTCCGAAGGAGGGAACAGCGGCCTGGTGCGACAGCATGTGCATCACCAAAAAAGCGCCGAACAAGGAACTGGCCTACAAATACATTAATTTCATCCTGGACGCGAAAAACGGTGCGCAGCTTTCCAACTACATCGCGTTTGCCACGCCGAACAAAGCGTCGCTTCCGCTGATCGACAAGGAACTGATTGAAAACCCGTCCATCTATCCGGACGCAGCCACCGAAAAGAAACTGGAGTTCATTCTCGATGCCGGCGCGAATACCGCCATGTACGGCGAACTCTGGAAAATGATCAAAACCCGCTAACCAACCCATAACGATCCACAGATTACGCAGATTCCCACGGATTAGTACACCTGAAGAAAGCCAACTAATCCGTGAAATCTGTGGATCAGAAATTCCATCGAGCACGAGCTATGAGCAAAGTAAAAACAGCCGTAACCCAGATGACCTGTTCCGAGGATTTTTCCGCCAATGTGGATAAGGCGGAAAAATTGGTGCGGGAAGCCGCGGCGCAGGGCGCACAGATTATTCTTCTGCAGGAGCTCTTTGAAGGGACCTATTTCTGCAAGCTGGAGAAATATGAATATTTTTCCTACGCCCACGAAGCGACGCTTGATGATCCGCTGCTGAAGCGCTTTTCGGATCTGGCGAAAGAGCTGCAGGTGGTGCTGCCGGTCAGCTTTTTCGAGCGCGCCGGCAAAGCAACCTATAACTCGGTGGCGATGATGGATGCCGACGGAACGATGATGGGTGTCTACCGCAAGATGCACATTCCGCAGGGCCCGGGTTACGAAGAGAAATACTATTTTGCGCCGGGCGACCTCGGCTTTAAAGTCTGGGATACGGCCTACGCCAAAATCGGCGTCGGCATCTGCTGGGACCAGTGGTATCCGGAAACCGCGCGCAGCCTTTCGTTGCTGGGGGCCGACCTGCTGCTCTATCCGACCGCGATCGGCTCCGAACCGCGCGTTCCCGGTTATGATTCATCCGACCACTGGCGCCGCACGCAGATCGGCCACGCCGCGGCGAACCTCGTTCCGGTCTGTGCTTCCAACCGAATCGGAACCGAGCGCGACGAAGATGTTGAAATGACGTTTTACGGCCGCTCGTTCATTACCGACGAAACCGGCGCGCTGGTCGCCGATGCCGACCGCGAGACCGAAGGCGTCTGGACGGCGGAATTTGATTTTGAAGCCATGCGCGATTTCCGGTCGGGCTGGGGCTTTTACCGCGACCGCCGCCCGCAGTATTACGGCGCGCTTTTAACCCACGACGGCGTCAACCGCGTCGCAGGAATTTAAGGAGACGAAATCATGGACCTGAAGGTATTTGCAGTCTGTAAAAACTACGGCGAGGTGCAGGCTTTGAAATATGTCGATCTCAAGGTGGAGACCGGCGAGTTTTTCACCCTGCTCGGGCCGTCCGGCTGCGGAAAAACCACGCTGCTGCGCGTGATCGCCGGCCTGGAGATGGCCGACAGCGGGATGGTGATGCTCGGCGGCGAGTCGATCACCTGGAAGCCGGCCAACGAGCGCCCGGTGAATACCGTCTTCCAGAGCTATGCGCTTTTCCCGCACCTCACCGTGACCGAGAATATCTGCTTCGGCCTGATTTCCCGTAAGGTGCCGAAAGCCGAGGCCCTGGCCAAAGCCAGGGAAATGCTCGACCTCGTACAGTTGGAGGGGTTCGGCGACCGCAAGCCGGATCAGATGTCCGGAGGGCAGCGTCAGCGGGTGGCGCTGGCCCGCGCTCTGGCCAACGAGCCGGAGCTGCTGCTGCTCGACGAACCGATGTCTGCGCTTGATGCCAAACTCCGTGTACAGGT
This window harbors:
- a CDS encoding polyamine ABC transporter substrate-binding protein, with amino-acid sequence MNMKYGALALGALLAGSAAAKEELNIYIWSEYTEPELTKAFEEKYDCKVIETNYENCEEMVAKLQAGGLSQYDMVFPSDYILPSMIQLGLLEELDHSKIPNIKNLTDTFTSPGFDPGNTYSVAYQWGTVGLIYNTEKFGKIDSWKAILEADDSTRFSLFDSEREMTGIALTYLGYSMNTTNKKELMEAAQLLIKAKKKKGYSGFDANVGGFSKVQAGTLDMSFCYSGDAFANFKENDHLSYAIPKEGTAAWCDSMCITKKAPNKELAYKYINFILDAKNGAQLSNYIAFATPNKASLPLIDKELIENPSIYPDAATEKKLEFILDAGANTAMYGELWKMIKTR
- the aguB gene encoding N-carbamoylputrescine amidase, with translation MSKVKTAVTQMTCSEDFSANVDKAEKLVREAAAQGAQIILLQELFEGTYFCKLEKYEYFSYAHEATLDDPLLKRFSDLAKELQVVLPVSFFERAGKATYNSVAMMDADGTMMGVYRKMHIPQGPGYEEKYYFAPGDLGFKVWDTAYAKIGVGICWDQWYPETARSLSLLGADLLLYPTAIGSEPRVPGYDSSDHWRRTQIGHAAANLVPVCASNRIGTERDEDVEMTFYGRSFITDETGALVADADRETEGVWTAEFDFEAMRDFRSGWGFYRDRRPQYYGALLTHDGVNRVAGI
- a CDS encoding ABC transporter ATP-binding protein is translated as MDLKVFAVCKNYGEVQALKYVDLKVETGEFFTLLGPSGCGKTTLLRVIAGLEMADSGMVMLGGESITWKPANERPVNTVFQSYALFPHLTVTENICFGLISRKVPKAEALAKAREMLDLVQLEGFGDRKPDQMSGGQRQRVALARALANEPELLLLDEPMSALDAKLRVQVQIELRQIQQRLEKTFIMVTHDQHEALTVSDRMAVMNVGEVAQMGGVREVYDRPQSKFVADFLQTQNFIEAEKVSDSMIRTPYGDWSVADRVPWHKGTVTVRPENMSVTTDAAACTFRGKVETSLYRGCYQELFLNNGLQVETESVQPFRKGEEVMVNVPEQSVVILND